The Chthonomonadales bacterium genome includes a region encoding these proteins:
- a CDS encoding flagellar hook-basal body protein — MVRGIHTAASGMTAQQAMLDTLANNLANADTIGYKQDLSTFRSLRDLALRRYERGDRGHGAPVGALSTGASFDSAAPDLAPGTLTRTGEPLDAAIVGDGLFCVQTPNGERYTRAGHFELTPAPAKAGAAPAAFLTDTQGNRLLGARGAIDVGAARTVTIEPSGAVVADGRTLDTLRVVKAPASALRHEGSNLLASSALVTPALPTLRPGYVERSNVGVVGSMVRMITVQRAYEAAQRTVTAQDETLGKLVNEAGRF; from the coding sequence ATGGTACGTGGGATCCATACAGCCGCGAGCGGCATGACGGCCCAGCAGGCGATGCTGGACACCCTCGCCAACAACCTGGCCAATGCCGACACGATCGGCTACAAGCAGGACCTCTCGACCTTTCGCTCCCTACGCGACCTGGCGCTGCGCCGCTACGAGCGCGGCGATCGCGGGCACGGTGCGCCCGTGGGGGCTCTCTCGACAGGCGCCTCCTTCGACTCGGCCGCGCCGGACCTTGCCCCGGGCACGTTGACGCGCACGGGCGAGCCTCTGGACGCCGCGATCGTTGGGGACGGCCTCTTCTGCGTGCAGACCCCGAACGGTGAGCGGTACACGCGCGCCGGGCACTTCGAGCTCACGCCGGCGCCGGCGAAGGCCGGGGCGGCTCCGGCGGCCTTCCTGACGGACACGCAGGGCAATCGCCTGCTCGGCGCGCGCGGCGCCATCGACGTCGGCGCGGCGCGCACGGTGACGATCGAGCCCTCGGGCGCCGTGGTGGCCGACGGCCGGACCCTCGACACGCTGAGGGTGGTGAAGGCTCCGGCGAGCGCGCTCCGGCACGAGGGAAGTAACCTTCTCGCGTCGTCCGCTCTCGTGACGCCGGCACTGCCGACGCTGCGGCCGGGCTACGTCGAGCGCTCCAACGTCGGCGTCGTCGGATCGATGGTGCGGATGATCACGGTTCAGCGGGCGTACGAGGCCGCGCAGCGGACCGTGACTGCCCAGGACGAGACGCTGGGCAAGCTGGTGAACGAGGCCGGCCGCTTCTAG
- the flgG gene encoding flagellar basal-body rod protein FlgG — protein MRALYTSATGMMAQQLNLDVIANNLANVNTHGYKRSTVHFKDLLYQTMLAPGATAAGGGQVPTGTQVGLGVADAGTSRVFTQGTLQLTGSDTDVAIRGQGFLRVLMPDGSTAYTRDGTLSVDSQGRLVTADGYAIQPEVTLPADRETLTISPNGTVSVKRQGQTAEETVGQLQLTRFMNPAGLNSLGDNLYAPTAASGEPQDGSPGENGLGVLVQKALEMPNVEVVEEMIRMITVQRAYETNSKAIQAADEMLQGANNLKR, from the coding sequence ATGCGGGCTCTGTACACTTCGGCTACGGGCATGATGGCGCAGCAGCTTAACCTCGACGTCATCGCCAACAACCTCGCCAACGTCAACACGCACGGGTACAAGCGCTCCACCGTCCACTTTAAGGACCTGCTCTACCAGACGATGCTGGCGCCCGGCGCCACCGCGGCCGGCGGCGGCCAGGTGCCGACCGGCACGCAGGTCGGCCTCGGGGTGGCGGACGCCGGCACGAGCCGCGTCTTCACCCAGGGAACCCTCCAACTCACCGGCAGCGACACCGACGTCGCGATCCGCGGCCAGGGCTTCCTTCGTGTGCTGATGCCCGACGGCTCCACGGCCTACACGCGTGACGGCACCCTCAGCGTCGACTCCCAGGGGCGCCTGGTCACGGCGGACGGGTACGCCATCCAGCCCGAGGTGACGCTGCCGGCGGACCGCGAGACGCTCACCATCTCGCCGAACGGCACCGTGAGCGTCAAGCGGCAGGGGCAGACCGCCGAGGAGACGGTGGGCCAGCTCCAGCTCACGCGTTTCATGAACCCGGCCGGGCTCAACAGCCTTGGCGACAACCTGTACGCGCCGACGGCCGCTTCGGGTGAGCCGCAGGACGGCTCGCCGGGCGAGAACGGGTTGGGCGTGCTCGTGCAGAAGGCGCTCGAGATGCCCAACGTCGAGGTGGTCGAGGAGATGATCCGCATGATCACCGTGCAGCGCGCGTACGAGACCAACTCGAAGGCCATTCAGGCGGCCGACGAGATGCTCCAGGGCGCCAACAACCTCAAGCGCTGA
- the flgA gene encoding flagellar basal body P-ring formation protein FlgA yields MPMHALLVLIIALAASSPTTRSATVTVRAASEVAGRTFTLGEIADIRSADAALARRLAAVEVGASPLPGLSRPVGSADILVRLRQRKIDPRTLALAFPPAIRVTRGGDPVPDGELIEAARRALLAARGDLSDGAEVIPLPLAGTFVVPPGKREYRPGAVRCAVWSTTATIPVTILVDGAPLRTLDVGFRIARYVDAVVAARDLEAGAELTGADLSVARVCAAPGSAAPLADIAQAIGKRLRRRLAAGRPIAASDLRAVNAITAGRPVRVETVVGAVRVTVDGVARSAGAVGDRVRVYLPRTRAEVAGILGDDGTVRLEVN; encoded by the coding sequence ATGCCCATGCACGCGCTTCTCGTGCTCATCATCGCCCTGGCCGCGTCGTCGCCGACGACGCGCTCCGCCACGGTCACCGTTCGCGCGGCCTCCGAGGTGGCGGGCCGCACGTTCACGCTTGGCGAGATCGCCGACATCCGGAGCGCGGACGCCGCCCTGGCCCGGCGTCTGGCAGCCGTGGAGGTCGGCGCGTCGCCCCTGCCGGGGCTCAGTCGCCCCGTGGGCTCGGCGGACATCCTGGTCCGCCTCCGGCAGCGCAAGATCGATCCGCGTACGCTCGCGCTGGCATTCCCGCCAGCGATCCGCGTCACTCGCGGCGGCGACCCCGTACCGGATGGCGAGCTCATCGAGGCCGCGCGCCGCGCGCTTCTGGCTGCGCGCGGCGACCTCAGCGACGGTGCGGAGGTCATCCCGCTCCCGCTCGCCGGCACGTTCGTCGTGCCGCCGGGGAAGCGGGAGTACCGGCCCGGCGCCGTGCGCTGCGCCGTATGGTCGACCACGGCGACGATCCCTGTGACGATCCTGGTGGACGGGGCACCGCTGAGGACCCTCGACGTGGGCTTTCGGATCGCCCGCTACGTCGACGCCGTCGTGGCGGCCCGCGACCTGGAGGCCGGCGCTGAGTTGACGGGCGCCGACCTGAGCGTGGCCCGCGTCTGTGCGGCGCCCGGTTCCGCCGCACCGCTTGCCGACATCGCCCAGGCGATCGGCAAGCGCCTGAGGCGGCGGCTGGCCGCGGGTCGGCCCATCGCCGCCAGCGACCTGCGGGCGGTCAACGCAATCACCGCCGGCAGGCCGGTGCGTGTGGAGACCGTCGTCGGCGCGGTGCGCGTGACCGTCGACGGCGTCGCGCGCTCCGCCGGGGCGGTCGGCGACCGCGTCCGCGTCTATCTGCCTCGAACACGTGCCGAGGTGGCCGGCATCCTCGGCGATGACGGCACCGTGCGACTGGAGGTGAACTGA
- a CDS encoding flagellar basal body L-ring protein FlgH, whose protein sequence is MKQVLLATCAVLAATLAAPARAADRPTGSLWGARGASMFADIRARKAGDTLTIIVQETATASSSASTKTSRDDKVAFGGVTGALSGLFRPLGITRDLLGPFGVSDSASTSGQGQTNRSGSLVTRITVMVKEVLPNGNLMVEGSRAVGVNAEKQRVTLRGVVRPQDIGPENTVSSIAVADAAIEYEGKGPVGARQRKGLLTTIFGWLF, encoded by the coding sequence ATGAAGCAGGTCCTGCTGGCGACATGCGCCGTTCTCGCCGCAACCCTTGCGGCGCCGGCGCGCGCCGCCGATCGCCCGACCGGGTCGCTGTGGGGCGCGCGCGGCGCCTCCATGTTCGCCGACATCCGAGCGCGCAAGGCGGGCGACACCCTGACCATCATCGTGCAGGAGACCGCGACAGCGTCCTCGTCGGCGAGCACGAAGACCTCTCGCGACGACAAGGTGGCCTTCGGCGGGGTCACGGGCGCGCTGAGCGGCCTGTTCCGGCCGCTGGGCATCACCAGGGACCTGCTCGGGCCGTTCGGCGTCTCCGACAGCGCCTCGACGTCGGGCCAGGGCCAGACGAACCGGTCGGGCTCGCTCGTCACCAGGATCACGGTGATGGTGAAGGAGGTCCTGCCGAACGGGAACCTGATGGTGGAGGGCTCTCGCGCCGTGGGCGTCAACGCGGAGAAGCAGCGGGTAACGCTGCGCGGCGTGGTCCGTCCGCAGGACATCGGGCCGGAGAACACGGTGTCGTCGATCGCGGTGGCAGATGCGGCGATCGAGTACGAGGGCAAGGGCCCCGTGGGCGCCAGGCAGCGGAAGGGACTCCTGACCACCATCTTCGGGTGGCTGTTCTAG
- a CDS encoding flagellar basal body P-ring protein FlgI: protein MRRITFPRASWAALAAAGLWIAAAAAHGQARIKDIADVQGARGNQLVGYGLVVGLDGTGDSNSTLFTAQSVVNALQRQGLNLPQGAIKVKNVAAVFVTAMLPAFTRNGAAIDVTVSSIGDARSLQGGTLLTTPLQGADGEVYAVAQGNLSIGGFNFSAGGSQTQKNHVNAGRIPGGATVEREVPTQITDGQTVEIRLKEADFTTAARVAEAVNAAVPEAAAVALDPYTVRVNLPLAYRDRPVSFIASVESLSVTPDTAARIVVNERTGTIVIGGDVRVSPCAIAHGGIQVKIENAPIVAIPAPFSEDGRPVVVPLKEVTAKEKVARLATIPATTSVGQLVKALSGLGLTPRDLIAILQAMRAAGHISAPIEVQ from the coding sequence ATGCGAAGGATCACCTTTCCGCGCGCATCGTGGGCGGCGCTTGCGGCGGCTGGCCTCTGGATCGCCGCGGCGGCGGCGCACGGACAGGCACGGATCAAGGATATCGCGGACGTGCAGGGCGCCCGCGGGAACCAACTCGTCGGCTATGGTCTCGTGGTAGGCCTCGATGGCACGGGCGACAGCAACAGCACGCTCTTCACGGCCCAGAGCGTGGTGAACGCGCTGCAGCGGCAGGGCCTCAACCTGCCACAGGGCGCGATCAAGGTCAAGAACGTGGCGGCCGTCTTCGTCACGGCGATGCTGCCGGCCTTCACCCGCAACGGCGCGGCCATCGATGTAACGGTCAGCTCCATCGGCGATGCACGCTCGCTGCAGGGTGGCACGCTTCTTACCACACCGCTGCAGGGCGCGGACGGCGAGGTGTACGCCGTGGCGCAGGGCAACCTGTCCATCGGTGGCTTTAACTTCTCGGCGGGCGGCTCGCAGACGCAGAAGAACCACGTGAACGCCGGTCGCATTCCCGGAGGGGCCACTGTGGAGCGTGAGGTGCCCACGCAGATCACGGACGGCCAGACGGTGGAGATTCGGCTGAAGGAAGCCGACTTCACGACGGCCGCGCGGGTGGCGGAGGCCGTCAACGCGGCCGTGCCGGAGGCCGCCGCGGTCGCGCTCGACCCCTACACCGTGCGCGTGAACCTCCCGCTCGCCTATCGCGACCGACCGGTGAGCTTCATCGCCAGTGTCGAGTCGCTGTCGGTAACGCCGGACACGGCGGCCCGCATCGTGGTCAACGAGCGAACGGGCACCATCGTGATCGGTGGCGATGTTCGCGTCTCGCCCTGCGCCATCGCGCACGGCGGGATCCAGGTGAAGATCGAGAACGCGCCCATCGTGGCGATCCCGGCGCCGTTCAGCGAGGACGGCCGGCCCGTGGTGGTGCCGCTGAAGGAGGTGACGGCGAAGGAGAAGGTCGCGCGGCTTGCGACCATCCCGGCCACGACCTCCGTTGGCCAGCTCGTCAAGGCGCTCAGCGGCCTGGGCCTGACGCCTCGCGACCTGATCGCCATCCTCCAGGCGATGCGCGCGGCGGGGCACATCTCCGCCCCAATCGAGGTGCAGTGA
- a CDS encoding rod-binding protein has protein sequence MSTLAPMSREAAPTSAPARPAGSDARLHQAARGMETLFASMLLRQMHSSAAAAMGAEESSAAGTYREMLDDALAGAIGRSGALGIGDTLYRSLSSAAVHEVKP, from the coding sequence ATGAGCACGCTCGCACCGATGTCACGGGAAGCGGCGCCGACCTCCGCCCCCGCTCGCCCGGCCGGCTCCGACGCGAGGCTGCATCAGGCCGCGCGGGGCATGGAGACGCTCTTTGCGAGCATGCTCCTGCGTCAGATGCACTCCAGCGCCGCCGCGGCGATGGGCGCCGAGGAGAGCAGCGCCGCGGGCACCTACCGCGAGATGCTCGATGACGCGCTCGCGGGCGCCATCGGCCGCTCTGGCGCGCTCGGCATCGGCGACACGCTCTACCGGTCGCTGAGTTCCGCGGCCGTCCACGAGGTGAAGCCATGA
- the flgN gene encoding flagellar export chaperone FlgN — translation MSHRGLVGALVRALQQELDAAERVHAAVTAMTGALVANDGARVGGLCATLDATASAAPALERRRVTAAVALAVEVDLPPTATLAAVAARLGRGDERRLLALREKILAAHADIMAGNERNRALLATAIEYTQVSLEAIAGVIARASAYGGGRAASEPMSLCLDHRA, via the coding sequence ATGAGCCATCGTGGACTGGTCGGGGCGCTCGTCCGGGCGCTCCAACAGGAGCTCGACGCGGCCGAGCGCGTGCACGCCGCGGTCACGGCGATGACCGGGGCGCTCGTGGCGAATGACGGCGCGCGCGTCGGCGGCCTGTGCGCCACGCTGGACGCGACGGCGTCCGCCGCGCCGGCGCTGGAGCGGCGGCGCGTGACGGCGGCGGTGGCGCTGGCCGTGGAGGTCGACCTGCCGCCGACGGCCACGCTCGCCGCCGTCGCCGCGCGGCTCGGCCGAGGGGACGAGCGGCGTCTGCTTGCGCTCCGCGAGAAGATCCTGGCCGCACATGCCGATATCATGGCTGGAAATGAGCGCAACCGCGCGCTACTCGCCACGGCGATCGAGTATACGCAGGTCTCGCTCGAGGCGATCGCGGGGGTCATCGCCCGGGCGAGCGCCTACGGCGGCGGGCGGGCGGCCTCCGAGCCCATGTCCCTTTGCCTGGACCACCGGGCGTGA